A single genomic interval of Salinarchaeum sp. IM2453 harbors:
- a CDS encoding RtcB family protein, producing MTTFEADDITIEKVREHVWEIPREGDMRVKARVYASEPLLEEIAQDKTLQQLKNTTHLPGIVEPAICMPDGHQGYGFPVGGVGAIDAENGCISPGAVGYDINCGVRMIKTNLTYADIRGKERELVDTLFENIPSGLGGGGIVEVDRSTLDEILERGVKWAVDAGYGVESDLAHCEDEGYRPEANADKITQDAKDRGKNQVGSLGSGNHFLEVQRVTDIYRDEVAEQFGLEEDQIVILIHCGSRGLGHQTCNDYLREIEKAHQGLLNKLPDKELAAAPAGSQLAEDYYQAMCAAINFAWVNRQLITHRTRQVFQQVFDRPWEQLDMELLYDVAHNIAKKETHTVEGKERELYVHRKGATRAFPRGHPELPSVYKDVGQPIIIPGSMGAGSYILRGGDKSLDISFGSTAHGAGRLMSRTQAKKEYWGEDVRDALEDQQQIYVRAQSGATVAEEAPGVYKDVDEVVRVSDELGIGDKVARTYPVCNIKG from the coding sequence ATGACTACTTTCGAGGCCGATGATATCACAATAGAGAAAGTTCGTGAGCATGTATGGGAAATCCCTCGTGAAGGCGATATGCGCGTCAAAGCTAGAGTTTACGCAAGTGAACCGTTGCTTGAAGAGATTGCCCAAGACAAAACACTTCAGCAGTTGAAAAACACTACTCATCTCCCTGGCATTGTCGAACCAGCTATCTGTATGCCGGATGGCCACCAAGGATACGGATTTCCAGTCGGTGGGGTCGGCGCAATTGACGCTGAAAACGGATGTATCTCTCCAGGTGCAGTTGGATACGATATCAATTGTGGCGTCCGGATGATAAAAACTAATCTTACGTATGCTGATATTCGCGGTAAAGAACGGGAACTTGTCGATACTCTCTTTGAAAACATCCCGTCCGGACTTGGTGGAGGTGGGATTGTTGAGGTAGACCGATCAACGCTTGATGAGATTCTTGAACGCGGAGTTAAGTGGGCGGTTGACGCTGGCTACGGTGTTGAATCTGATCTTGCACATTGTGAGGATGAAGGGTATCGGCCAGAGGCAAACGCTGATAAAATCACTCAGGATGCCAAAGACAGAGGTAAAAATCAAGTCGGGAGCCTTGGAAGTGGTAACCATTTCCTTGAGGTACAGCGTGTCACTGATATCTATCGTGATGAGGTTGCTGAACAGTTTGGTCTCGAAGAAGACCAAATTGTCATCCTCATCCACTGCGGTTCCCGCGGGCTTGGCCACCAGACATGTAATGATTACCTACGAGAGATTGAGAAAGCGCACCAAGGCCTGCTTAACAAGCTTCCAGACAAAGAGCTGGCAGCCGCTCCTGCCGGTTCTCAGTTAGCTGAAGATTATTATCAGGCTATGTGTGCAGCGATCAACTTTGCATGGGTAAATCGTCAGCTTATCACTCATCGTACTCGACAAGTGTTCCAACAAGTGTTTGACCGACCATGGGAGCAGCTTGATATGGAGCTTCTCTACGATGTCGCACATAACATTGCAAAAAAAGAGACACACACTGTTGAGGGTAAAGAACGCGAACTCTATGTCCATCGAAAAGGCGCAACTCGAGCGTTCCCGCGTGGCCATCCAGAGCTTCCTTCAGTGTATAAAGATGTTGGGCAACCAATTATTATCCCTGGTAGTATGGGTGCTGGTAGCTATATTCTCCGCGGTGGCGACAAATCACTTGATATCTCATTTGGATCGACCGCGCATGGGGCAGGTCGGCTAATGAGCCGCACTCAAGCTAAAAAAGAATATTGGGGGGAAGATGTTCGTGATGCACTGGAAGACCAGCAGCAAATCTATGTTCGAGCACAGAGTGGTGCTACTGTTGCTGAGGAGGCTCCCGGTGTGTACAAAGACGTAGACGAAGTCGTTCGTGTGTCCGATGAACTCGGAATTGGCGACAAAGTTGCTCGTACATATCCGGTTTGTAACATCAAAGGATAA